The Sylvia atricapilla isolate bSylAtr1 chromosome 12, bSylAtr1.pri, whole genome shotgun sequence genome has a segment encoding these proteins:
- the UBA2 gene encoding SUMO-activating enzyme subunit 2 isoform X5 yields MDCKEKPPGEIDLDTIDVSNLNRQFLFQKKHVGRSKSQVAKESVLQFCPEANIIAYHDSIMNPDYNVEFFRQFTLVMNALDNRAARNHVNRMCLAADIPLIESGTAGYLGQVTVIKKGVTECYECQPKPTQKTFPGCTIRNTPSEPIHCIVWAKYLFNQLFGEEDADQEVSPDRADPEAAWEPAEAEARALASNEDGEIKRVSTKEWAKSTGYDPVKLFTKLFKDDIRYLLTMDKLWRKRKPPVPLDWAEVQKQEENKSDQQNESSAMLKDQQVLNVRSYADLFSKSVKTLSLHLAEKADGEALIWDKDDPSAMDFVTSAANLRMHVFGMNMKSRFDIKSMAGNIIPAIATTNAVIAGLIVLEGLKILSGKIDQCRTIFLNKQPNPRKKLLVPCALDPPNPNCYVCASKPEVTVKLNTHKVTVLTLQDKILKEKFAMVAPDVQIEDGKGTILISSEEGETEANNHRKLSDFGIRNGTRLQADDFLQDYTLLINVLHSEDLEKDVEFEVVGDAPERIGPKPSEPTSRNISNGSDDGAQPSTSTAAEQDDVVIVDSEDEGTSGNADDAESRSRKRKLEKGCECVGAKRPRAEQEQDDLMIVESEDEGASSSLGEEENRSHKRKLEEKRLLPQNMGQLLAVLVSSLEVWQYRMSH; encoded by the exons ccCTGACTATAACGTAGAGTTCTTCCGCCAGTTTACCCTGGTTATGAATGCTCTGGATAACAGAG CTGCCCGTAACCATGTGAACAGGATGTGTCTGGCTGCTGATATTCCTCTTATAGAGAGTGGAACTGCAGGCTACCTTGGACAAGTAACTGTTATCAAAAAG GGAGTGACAGAATGTTATGAATGTCAGCCTAAACCAACTCAGAAAACTTTCCCAGGCTGCACAATCCGAAATACGCCCTCAGAGCCTATCCATTGCATCGTGTGGGCCAAGTATTTGTTCAA CCAGTTGTTTGGAGAAGAAGATGCTGATCAAGAAGTCTCACCTGACAGAGCTGACCCTGAAGCTGCCT GGGagccagcagaagcagaagccaGAGCACTAGCATCCAATGAAGATGGTGAGATTAAACGTGTTTCAACTAAGGAGTGGGCTAAATCCACTGGCTATGATCCAGTTAAACTTTTTACTAAG CTTTTCAAAGATGACATTAGATATCTGCTGACAATGGATAAgctgtggagaaaaagaaagcctCCAGTGCCACTGGACTGGGCTGAGGTACAAAAGCAAG aggaaaacaaatctgaCCAGCAGAATGAGAGCTCTGCAATGTTGAAGGATCAGCAGGTTCTCAATGTCAGGAGCTATGCAGACCTGTTTTCAAAGAGTGTTAAAACCCTGAGTCTTCACCTGGCTGAGAAGGCTGATGGAGAAGCACTTATATGGGATAAG GATGATCCTTCTGCCATGGATTTTGTCACTTCTGCTGCAAACCTCAGGATGCATGTTTTTGGAATGAATATGAAGAGCAGATTTGATATCAAGT caaTGGCAGGAAATATTATCCCAGCTATAGCTACTACCAATGCAGTGATAGCTGGGCTGATAGTGCTGGAGGGTTTGAAGATTTTATCGGGGAAAATAGATCAGTGTAGAACG ATTTTTCTGAACAAGCAGCCAAATCCCAGGAAGAAGCTGTTGGTTCCTTGTGCTTTGGATCCACCAAATCCCAATTGTTATGTGTGTGCAAGTAAGCCAGAAGTGACTGTGAAACTTAACACACACAAAGTTACTGTGTTGACACTCCAGGATAAG atactgaaagaaaaatttgctaTGGTAGCACCAGATGTACAAATAGAAGATGGAAAGGGAACTATCCTGATCTCTTCAGAAGAAGGTGAAACAGAAG CAAATAACCACAGGAAATTATCAGACTTTGGAATTCGAAATGGCACACGACTACAAGCAGATGATTTCCTCCAGGACTATACTCTGTTAATCAATGTGCTTCATAG tgaagACCTAGAAAAAGATGTAGAATTCGAAGTTGTTGGTGATGCCCCTGAAAGAATTGGCCCTAAACCATCAGAACCAACATCCAGGAACATTAGCAATGGTAGTGATGATGGAGCACAACCCTCAACATCAACAG ctgcagagcaggacgACGTGGTGATTGTTGACTCTGAGGACGAAGGCACTTCCGGCAACGCCGACGACGCCGAGAGCCGGAGCCGcaagaggaaactggagaagGGCTGTGAGTGCGTGGGGGCCAAGAGGCCAcgtgcagagcaggagcaggatgacCTCATGATCGTGGAGTCTGAGGATGAGGGAGCTTCCAGTAGCcttggggaggaggagaacagGAGCCACAAGAGGAAACTGGAGGAGAAACG gCTGCTCCCACAGAACATGGGACAACTCTTGGCTGTTCTGGTCAGTTCTTTGGAAGTTTGGCAATACAGAATGAGCCACTAA